The window ATCTCACAATGCTGTAAAAAAGTTTGATCTGTCtcaaaatgataatatgaAGTGTTATGAATGTTGGCAATTCTAATAATTTCTAGCTATCATATTACTACTGATATTAATATGTATCTTTGAAACAGATAAACAAAATGGTCCACTTACAGTGAAAGACATCAAGTTGATTAGCGGAgggagaatattagagaacaGCATAACTTTAGGAGAATGCAGGGGCCCATTATATGATATTCCAGGTGGAGTAACGACCATGCATGTCGTTGTTCAACCTCCGGCCAAGGAGAAAGGTTCGGTCTAACATTGTTTGAGAATTCATAAATGGAGtacaaatacaataataaCATTTGATCAGTTTGCAATTTGTGCGAAAAATCACTCTCATTTGCCTTCTCTTCCTTCCACTTTTCCATGTCACGTCTCGTTAAAGTATGTCACTGTTTTCATCTTGGCACAGAGAAGAAAATGCTAAGTGATTCAAAGCAGAATAAATGTGGCTGTGTGATATTATGAGATGCAGCTCCGGAAGCAAAATTCCACGTATTCCAGGTTGGTTAGTAACGTTTTTATTCACTTACAAAAATGTTCTGTTGATGGAAAACTTGATTCTTGTTTAATGATTGAATACAGATAAGGGAATGGAGTTAGGAACAACAAGGAGACATGTGAAATTCTTGGTTCTTAGAAAGCAGATGGTCAAATGTGAAGTCCTCATAAATCATACTCAGTCTAGATTCAGGTGTTCAGATATCAGGCATTTCTCGCAACCATTATAGTTGCTGATATCACTGTCTTAATTCGTTTGAGGATTTATACACTGTCTTTTGGAAATAAGACATTTACAGTTGCTGAATGGGCAAATGGTTTAGTTCTTGGatccaatttcatttttgctTTGTATGTGCTGTAAGTTTTAGTTGTTCCTTGAACTGGCCACAATACTATTTAGCACAGGGCAGCATAGCTATCCATGTGCACGATGTGCCTTTGTAGTTGCGTACAAAAAGGTGGGCGGATATTGTTTTTCTTGCACTATTTCAATAGGTCAGGTGTGGCAGCTGCCACAGCTGTTCTTGGTGGAGAGATTCTGAagtctctttctctctcttgcttGTCATTGAACCAATAATGGATGCACAGGTTGAGCTTTTATAGGTCGAGCCAATATCTTAGACACTGTTATGCAGGTTGAGCATTTCCttgtaagaagaaaaagatagaaatgCCCTTCATTAGTATTTATACAAGCAATAGATTTGTGGACTTTGCACCTTATTAACTGCGGACATGAAATGCCAAGCAAAGAGTTTTTATGACATTCATAGTTGTTTAGTTACCAAGATTTAGCTAAAAGCCTGTGAAAAAACGTAAGCCCATCTCCGTCCATTTAATAAACCGTCAAAAATGGTGGTTTATGTCAAGAAATGTGGCATGAAGGCCATAAAATGCTggtttaatgaaatttttacttgtctatcataaaaaatatatggaatAGGTGTATTATAGAAAACATGAAATACGATGAAATGCCAAGATATGGAGTCATTTCTAGGCCCACACCACCAAATTGGAACAACTCTAATCCAAAGGATGGCATTAGGATTTTACTGAAAGGAGGAGCTTAGTCCACTATCTATAGTTGAACCCAAAGGCTACATCCCTCATTCATTTGGCGATGAAAATTGGACTAGTATCTGTTAGTTTAGTTGTCGACAGTTGGATAGAGTGCTAAGCAGATCGGAAGATACTGATAGAGGTGAGTGACAGTGCAATATAATTGCTGGGTTGTCTGGGATATGATCCAAAGTGAAACTTGTGATCCAACAATACGTAGAGAACGAGCTAGCCAAGGGGATTTTGCGAGGAGACTTGAAAGATGAGCATGCTATATTGTTCAATGGCCAGTTGCCTCAGCAGAAGCTTGTATTTAGAAAGTTGGGATCAGGAGCGGTCTCCGACGTAGATTCTAGAAGCCAAGTCCAAGTGTTTTCACCCCTATTGCCACACCAATAATTCCCCTCAAGTTAAGAGTcgtttaaattaattgaagacAAGCACTTGTATATTACAAACTCTCAAGCTGCACTTCCATTAAAATGTACAAACAATGGGCTAGATAGAGTAGTTAACAATCATTTGTGTGGCCAGCTGAGCAAATACAATTTGTAGCAGCCACCATTACGCATCAAGTCTGTGACACCTgctgaaataaaatagagataccGGTAAACACATTTTCTGGACAATTTATTTACTctaaaaaatatgtgaaagAGTAGAAAAGGAGCAAATATATGTTTTCCACCCTATATACCATGAAAGAAAATGCACTCTTATTAGCTACAAACAACAAGTCAAAACTGTCTAATACAGAACTGAACATGAGATTCAAGTAGCAAAGCCTACCTGGCCTCTAATCATGCCTCACTCTTCTGATGCTTCATCGGTGTCCGACAAGGGCAAGAGGGTACAAATCCCAAGCACATGTCCGTTAAGGCAAACATAGTACTCGATGCAATCATCATAAGCACCCAACCGGCAGCTAGCACTCGATGGTATCATCTTTGCCGCGAGCATGTTCCATAGCTTTGCCTTACAGTAAGGGCAGATCTCAGTTGGATGTAGTGGAGCGCTTCTGTTTATGAGCAGTTTCCTGGCCTTTGAAGTAGCAAAAGATTTGAATATTCCACGAAAGAATCCCACATCACCATCATCCCCCTGGTCAAGGTGCTCACAAGGATCTGATACGTACAAGACATCTGTTCTGCATTGTGGTAGCAAAAAGCTCTTCCCTGATGTCCTTGAGAAGCGTGTACGGTAGACAAAATGACCTGGAATGTGACTACTACTGAACAGCCCATCCTTGCGCGATCCAGAACAATATATGAGCAGCTTACCAAGAGCTCTCCAGTTTCCATCTACACTATGACTCCCACTTGACTGCATATCAAGCATCATCTTAGGAGCTCGAGTTTTGCAGAATTCCTTCCAAAGAACACGTTTGGCAAGATCATCAAACCATTTGCAAGCACAAGAAAGTGCTGCAATCAATTTTGGGTTCCAATTTAAATggttaaaaactaaaaatatgatttcttCACTAAGGTGACCTTTTGTACAAGCACAACTTGGAGAATGTACGCAGCGGTATTGCTTTGTCAGGATCATTTTCCTAACCTGGAACAAAAAGAGACATTGTGATTAATATCCAGTTCGGAGCCAGATGTCCCAGTGGCACCAATATCCTTGACCAGGAAGTGGTAACCAAAAAACCAACAGTCACTGATAACATATGCAAGAAGAATCCAGTTGTATATCCAAAAAAGCAGGATTCAGAAGCTATGAGGGAACAAAGGCCGcatcttaaaaataaagacTGAATACGGCATAACATATCAAATGTAACAAGAAGGCAATTTGTGTGCAAAAACATGAAGGAATACAAGTGTTTGCCTTTACTTGTATCTTTAGATCCAGACCCATAACTATAGGTACAAGATAAACAAGTTGGCTAAAATAGTTCTAGTTCTAGACAAGTGCTAGAACAATTCCTGCCTTTCCATAAATAGTAGCAGCAAATCAGTCTTTCATTATACATGTAGTTCAGCTATTCTTCTAGGTAGCAGAAACTAATTAAACAAATGGAGGCTAACAGGAAACCTCCCTGGAACCAGACACTAAGTGAGCAAGAACTGGAAGTTTAAAACCACCTAGGGACTCATGGTCT is drawn from Salvia hispanica cultivar TCC Black 2014 chromosome 6, UniMelb_Shisp_WGS_1.0, whole genome shotgun sequence and contains these coding sequences:
- the LOC125192398 gene encoding membrane-anchored ubiquitin-fold protein 2-like, which translates into the protein MSGAQEQLEIKFRLIDGSDIGPKSFPIATNVATMKENIISQWPKDKQNGPLTVKDIKLISGGRILENSITLGECRGPLYDIPGGVTTMHVVVQPPAKEKEKKMLSDSKQNKCGCVIL
- the LOC125196476 gene encoding EID1-like F-box protein 2 isoform X2, giving the protein MILTKQYRCVHSPSCACTKGHLSEEIIFLVFNHLNWNPKLIAALSCACKWFDDLAKRVLWKEFCKTRAPKMMLDMQSSGSHSVDGNWRALGKLLIYCSGSRKDGLFSSSHIPGHFVYRTRFSRTSGKSFLLPQCRTDVLYVSDPCEHLDQGDDGDVGFFRGIFKSFATSKARKLLINRSAPLHPTEICPYCKAKLWNMLAAKMIPSSASCRLGAYDDCIEYYVCLNGHVLGICTLLPLSDTDEASEE
- the LOC125196476 gene encoding EID1-like F-box protein 2 isoform X1 — encoded protein: MQVRKMILTKQYRCVHSPSCACTKGHLSEEIIFLVFNHLNWNPKLIAALSCACKWFDDLAKRVLWKEFCKTRAPKMMLDMQSSGSHSVDGNWRALGKLLIYCSGSRKDGLFSSSHIPGHFVYRTRFSRTSGKSFLLPQCRTDVLYVSDPCEHLDQGDDGDVGFFRGIFKSFATSKARKLLINRSAPLHPTEICPYCKAKLWNMLAAKMIPSSASCRLGAYDDCIEYYVCLNGHVLGICTLLPLSDTDEASEE
- the LOC125196476 gene encoding EID1-like F-box protein 2 isoform X3, encoding MQVRKMILTKQYRCVHSPSCACTKGHLSEEIIFLVFNHLNWNPKLIAALSCACKWFDDLAKRVLWKEFCKTRAPKMMLDMQSSGSHSVDGNWRALGHFVYRTRFSRTSGKSFLLPQCRTDVLYVSDPCEHLDQGDDGDVGFFRGIFKSFATSKARKLLINRSAPLHPTEICPYCKAKLWNMLAAKMIPSSASCRLGAYDDCIEYYVCLNGHVLGICTLLPLSDTDEASEE